One genomic segment of Ignavibacteriota bacterium includes these proteins:
- the carA gene encoding glutamine-hydrolyzing carbamoyl-phosphate synthase small subunit — MQKSKKISLVLEDNSIYNGFSFGYEASTAGEIVFNTAMTGYPESLTDPSYYGQILISTYPLIGNYGVPEDKLKNGIPDIFESDKIQVKGFVISDYSFEYSHWNAKKSLSEWLIENKIPGIFGVDTRALTKKLREKGSMLGKIIFENEDLEFVDPNLENLVDKVSIKEKVTYGSGKKKIVLVDMGVKNNIVRCLLKRDTTVIKVPWNYDFTQDDYDGIVLSNGPGDPTFCQETVDNLKNAIKIEKPIFGICMGNQLLSLAAGGSIYKLKYGHRSHNQPVLQVGTNKCFITSQNHGYAVEDSHLDEGWEPYFVNLNDDTCEGIKHKTKPFFSTQFHPEASSGPTDTEFLFDEFLNLIKEE; from the coding sequence ATGCAAAAATCCAAAAAAATTTCACTTGTTTTAGAAGATAACTCAATTTATAATGGTTTTTCTTTTGGATATGAAGCATCCACAGCCGGCGAAATTGTATTTAATACCGCAATGACCGGATATCCGGAAAGTTTGACAGATCCTTCTTATTACGGACAAATATTAATTTCAACATATCCTTTAATTGGAAACTATGGTGTTCCGGAAGATAAACTTAAAAATGGAATTCCCGACATTTTTGAATCCGATAAAATTCAAGTTAAGGGTTTTGTAATTTCTGATTATTCTTTTGAATACAGTCACTGGAATGCTAAGAAAAGTTTATCGGAATGGTTAATTGAAAATAAAATTCCCGGTATTTTTGGAGTTGACACTCGTGCCTTGACCAAAAAGTTGAGAGAAAAAGGTTCGATGCTGGGGAAAATTATTTTTGAAAATGAAGATTTAGAATTTGTTGATCCCAATCTTGAAAATCTTGTTGATAAAGTTAGCATAAAAGAAAAAGTAACTTACGGCAGCGGAAAGAAAAAAATTGTTTTAGTAGATATGGGTGTGAAAAATAATATTGTGAGATGTTTGCTAAAACGAGATACAACTGTAATAAAAGTTCCGTGGAATTATGATTTTACGCAAGACGATTATGATGGAATTGTTTTATCAAATGGTCCGGGAGATCCGACTTTTTGCCAAGAAACAGTTGATAATTTGAAAAATGCAATTAAAATTGAAAAGCCAATTTTTGGAATTTGTATGGGAAATCAGTTACTTTCTTTAGCTGCTGGCGGATCAATTTATAAATTAAAATATGGACACCGAAGTCATAACCAGCCGGTTTTACAAGTTGGAACAAATAAATGTTTTATAACTTCGCAGAATCACGGATACGCTGTTGAGGATTCTCATTTAGACGAAGGCTGGGAACCGTATTTTGTAAATCTTAATGATGATACTTGCGAAGGAATTAAACATAAAACAAAGCCATTTTTCTCAACTCAGTTTCATCCGGAAGCATCTAGCGGTCCGACGGATACTGAGTTTTTATTTGATGAATTTTTAAATCTGATAAAAGAAGAATAG
- the carB gene encoding carbamoyl-phosphate synthase (glutamine-hydrolyzing) large subunit, producing the protein MNKEIKKVLILGSGALKIGEAGEFDYSGSQALKALREENIETVLINPNIATVQTSENIADKVYFLPVTPYFVEQVIIKENPDGVLLSFGGQTALNCGIELFKKNIFEKYNVKVLGTPISAIIDTEDRELFANTLKKVSIKTPKSIAVNSIEDALKAAEELNYPIIVRAAYTLGGQGSGFCVNPDELEILASKALSYSDQILIEESLKGWKEVEYEVVRDCYNNCITVCNMENFDPLGIHTGESIVVAPSQTLTNTEYHKLREIAIKLIQHIGIVGECNVQYALDPFSEDYRVIEVNARLSRSSALASKATGYPLAFVAAKLALGYGLYELKNSVTKTTSAFFEPALDYIVCKIPRWDLNKFHGVSNQIGSSMKSVGEVMAIGKTFEEAIQKGLRMIGQGMHGFVGNKDIPTSDIKDMLVNPTDMRIFIIAQAFKEGLTVDEIYELSKIDKWFLVKLKNIFDYKYELQNYNSLEELPNQLLLDSKKLGFSDFQIARFVLKSESVNVDKDILKVRNFRINKGIKPFVKQIDTLAAEYPAYTNYLYLTYSGIEHDIDFVNDNKSVVVLGSGAYRIGSSVEFDWCGVNALNTIKKENFRSIMINYNPETVSTDYDICDRLYFDELTLERVLDIVDLENPKGVIVSTGGQIPNNLAMRLHKSNVNILGTSPLSIDRAENRHKFSQMLDDLKIDQPRWRELTSTTEIRNFITEVNYPVLVRPSYVLSGAAMNVVSNESELDHFLQLATEVSKQYPVVVSEFIENAKEIEIDAVADKGEMVLYAISEHIEFAGVHSGDATMVFPPQKIYFETVRRIKTISRKIASELNISGPFNIQFLAKDNDVKVIECNLRASRSLPFVSKVLKVNFVELATDIMLEAKYIKPNKSLFELDYIGIKAPQFSFSRLSKADPILGVDMASTGEVGCIGDDFYDALLKSMLSVGYKIPKKNILLSTGPVQSKAELLESCKLLIENDYNLFATRGTHKFLKDNNVESQLLYWPDEKQSPNTIEYLRKRKIDLVINIPKNLSKNELDNDYEIRRSAIDFNIPLITNSRLAQAFINAFCKKDLEDISIKHWNEH; encoded by the coding sequence ATGAATAAAGAAATAAAAAAAGTTTTAATATTAGGTTCCGGCGCTCTTAAAATTGGAGAAGCCGGTGAATTTGATTATTCGGGCTCCCAAGCATTAAAAGCCTTGCGCGAAGAAAATATTGAAACAGTTTTAATCAATCCAAATATTGCGACAGTTCAAACTTCAGAAAATATTGCCGATAAAGTTTATTTCCTACCGGTTACACCATACTTTGTTGAACAAGTAATAATTAAAGAAAATCCTGATGGAGTTTTACTTTCGTTCGGTGGTCAAACAGCTTTAAATTGCGGAATTGAATTATTCAAAAAAAATATTTTTGAAAAATATAATGTTAAAGTTTTAGGTACACCAATTAGTGCAATAATTGATACGGAAGACCGTGAACTTTTTGCAAACACTTTAAAAAAAGTAAGCATAAAAACTCCAAAAAGTATTGCGGTTAATTCAATTGAAGATGCGCTTAAAGCTGCTGAAGAATTAAATTATCCAATCATTGTTAGAGCCGCGTACACATTGGGCGGGCAAGGAAGTGGATTTTGTGTAAATCCGGATGAGTTGGAAATTCTTGCTTCCAAAGCACTTTCATATTCCGATCAAATTTTAATTGAAGAATCTTTAAAAGGCTGGAAAGAAGTTGAGTATGAAGTTGTGCGCGATTGTTACAACAATTGCATCACAGTTTGTAATATGGAAAATTTTGATCCGCTTGGAATTCATACCGGCGAAAGTATTGTAGTTGCGCCTTCTCAAACTTTAACAAATACCGAATATCATAAACTGAGAGAAATTGCTATAAAATTAATTCAGCATATTGGAATTGTCGGCGAATGTAATGTTCAGTATGCGTTAGATCCGTTTTCAGAAGATTATAGAGTTATTGAAGTTAATGCAAGACTTTCCCGATCAAGCGCATTGGCAAGTAAAGCCACCGGTTATCCGCTTGCATTTGTTGCAGCAAAATTGGCTTTGGGTTACGGACTTTATGAATTAAAAAATTCAGTAACAAAAACCACATCCGCATTTTTTGAACCGGCTTTGGATTATATTGTCTGCAAAATTCCGCGCTGGGATTTGAATAAATTTCATGGAGTTTCCAATCAAATTGGAAGCAGTATGAAAAGTGTCGGTGAAGTAATGGCAATCGGCAAAACCTTTGAAGAAGCAATTCAAAAAGGTTTGCGAATGATTGGACAAGGAATGCACGGATTTGTCGGCAACAAAGATATTCCCACATCAGATATTAAAGATATGTTGGTTAATCCCACTGACATGAGAATTTTTATTATTGCTCAAGCTTTTAAGGAAGGATTAACAGTTGATGAAATTTATGAACTTTCGAAAATTGATAAATGGTTTTTGGTTAAACTAAAAAATATTTTTGATTATAAATATGAATTGCAGAATTATAATTCATTAGAAGAATTGCCGAATCAACTTTTACTTGATTCTAAAAAACTTGGTTTCTCCGATTTTCAAATTGCAAGATTTGTTTTAAAGAGTGAATCGGTCAATGTAGATAAAGATATTTTAAAAGTCAGAAATTTTAGAATTAACAAAGGAATAAAACCTTTTGTAAAACAAATTGATACCCTTGCAGCGGAATATCCGGCTTACACAAATTATCTTTATTTAACTTACAGCGGAATTGAGCACGATATAGATTTTGTAAATGATAATAAATCAGTTGTAGTATTGGGTTCCGGAGCTTATAGAATAGGAAGCAGTGTTGAATTTGATTGGTGCGGAGTTAATGCTCTTAACACAATTAAGAAAGAAAATTTTAGATCAATAATGATAAATTATAATCCCGAAACAGTTAGCACGGATTATGATATTTGCGATCGTCTTTACTTTGATGAACTTACTTTAGAACGAGTTCTTGATATTGTTGATTTGGAAAATCCCAAAGGTGTTATAGTTTCTACGGGCGGACAAATTCCAAATAATTTGGCAATGCGTTTGCACAAATCAAATGTTAACATTTTAGGAACTTCACCTCTTTCAATTGATAGAGCGGAAAACCGACATAAATTTTCTCAAATGCTTGATGATTTAAAAATTGATCAGCCAAGGTGGAGAGAATTAACTTCAACAACGGAAATTAGAAATTTTATTACTGAAGTAAATTATCCGGTTTTAGTTCGTCCGTCTTATGTACTTTCCGGTGCAGCAATGAATGTTGTTTCCAACGAAAGTGAATTAGACCACTTTTTACAATTAGCAACTGAGGTTTCTAAGCAATATCCAGTTGTTGTTTCCGAGTTTATTGAAAATGCAAAAGAAATTGAAATTGATGCAGTTGCCGATAAAGGTGAAATGGTTCTTTATGCAATTAGTGAGCATATTGAATTTGCGGGAGTTCATTCCGGTGATGCAACAATGGTATTTCCTCCGCAAAAAATTTATTTTGAAACTGTACGAAGAATAAAAACTATTTCCAGAAAAATTGCATCTGAGTTAAATATTTCCGGACCATTCAATATTCAGTTTCTTGCAAAAGATAATGATGTAAAAGTAATCGAATGCAATTTACGAGCATCACGAAGTTTGCCGTTTGTATCAAAAGTTTTAAAAGTAAATTTTGTTGAATTGGCAACAGATATTATGCTTGAAGCAAAATATATTAAACCTAATAAATCATTGTTTGAGCTTGATTATATTGGAATAAAAGCTCCTCAATTTTCTTTTTCGCGATTAAGCAAAGCTGATCCGATTCTTGGTGTTGATATGGCTTCAACGGGAGAAGTTGGATGTATTGGCGATGATTTTTATGATGCACTGCTTAAATCAATGTTATCAGTCGGATATAAAATTCCGAAGAAAAATATTTTACTTTCTACCGGACCGGTTCAATCAAAAGCTGAATTATTGGAAAGCTGTAAATTATTAATTGAGAATGATTATAATTTATTTGCAACAAGAGGAACTCACAAATTTTTGAAAGATAATAATGTTGAATCTCAACTTTTATATTGGCCGGATGAAAAGCAAAGTCCCAACACGATTGAATATTTGAGAAAACGAAAAATTGATTTAGTAATTAACATTCCAAAAAATCTTTCTAAAAATGAATTAGATAACGATTACGAAATTAGAAGAAGTGCTATTGATTTTAACATTCCGCTTATAACCAATTCCAGATTGGCTCAAGCTTTTATCAATGCTTTTTGTAAAAAAGATTTGGAAGATATTTCAATCAAACATTGGAATGAACACTAA
- a CDS encoding SDR family NAD(P)-dependent oxidoreductase: MNFENKVVLITGATSGIGKEITHQLISKQNVKLALVARRENLLKENFNENENLLILKCDVSKKDEVKNAYQKVIEKFGKVDVAILNAGYSVRMPVEEYNSEAAERIFGANVFGIIYWVEQLLPKFIEEKNGIIVGVSSLADSKGYSKSGFYSASKAAATIYLEGLRTELNKYNVKVLTVRPGFVKTPMTDKNEFKMLFMMNVEKAAQIIINGIENEKRMIQFPWQLVILTRLFPLIPNWIYEKLENTFVEKNKK; the protein is encoded by the coding sequence ATGAATTTTGAAAATAAAGTTGTTTTAATCACCGGCGCAACTTCTGGAATTGGAAAAGAAATTACTCATCAATTAATTTCTAAACAAAATGTTAAACTTGCTTTAGTTGCAAGAAGAGAAAATTTGCTAAAGGAAAATTTTAACGAAAATGAAAATCTCTTAATTCTAAAATGTGATGTAAGCAAAAAAGATGAAGTTAAAAATGCTTATCAAAAAGTTATAGAAAAATTTGGAAAAGTTGATGTTGCAATTTTAAATGCGGGATATTCCGTGAGAATGCCGGTTGAAGAATATAATTCCGAAGCGGCAGAAAGAATTTTCGGCGCAAATGTTTTTGGAATTATTTATTGGGTAGAACAATTATTACCAAAATTTATTGAAGAAAAAAATGGAATTATTGTTGGAGTTTCAAGTCTTGCAGATTCTAAAGGATATTCCAAAAGCGGATTTTATTCAGCAAGTAAAGCTGCCGCAACAATTTACCTTGAAGGCTTGCGAACGGAATTAAACAAATATAATGTGAAAGTTTTAACAGTTCGTCCCGGATTTGTTAAAACTCCAATGACGGACAAAAATGAATTTAAAATGCTTTTTATGATGAATGTTGAAAAAGCCGCACAAATTATAATTAACGGAATTGAAAATGAAAAACGAATGATTCAATTTCCTTGGCAGTTGGTAATTTTAACAAGATTATTTCCATTAATACCAAATTGGATTTATGAAAAGTTAGAAAACACATTTGTTGAAAAAAATAAAAAGTAA
- a CDS encoding DUF3109 family protein, producing the protein MIDLENIDGVLVSREIPKTKFTCNLEICKGACCTMKSDYGAPLKKEEIGEINKHLDKIKNYLPKKSLKEIELNGFWEEKHKELMTRSVGKKDCVFVFYEGDIAKCAIEKAYYDGKIDFIKPISCHLFPIRVTDFGGDVLKYEKYDVCDPALEKGKETNLSILEFCEKPIKRAYNSKFYNKLKNLNGK; encoded by the coding sequence ATGATTGATCTTGAAAATATAGACGGCGTTTTAGTCAGCAGAGAAATCCCTAAAACTAAATTTACTTGCAATTTAGAAATTTGCAAAGGCGCTTGCTGTACAATGAAAAGCGATTACGGCGCTCCTCTAAAAAAAGAAGAAATTGGTGAAATTAATAAACATTTAGATAAAATTAAAAACTATTTGCCCAAAAAAAGTTTGAAAGAAATTGAGTTGAACGGATTTTGGGAAGAAAAACACAAAGAATTAATGACGAGAAGTGTCGGCAAAAAAGATTGTGTTTTTGTTTTTTACGAGGGCGATATTGCAAAGTGTGCAATTGAAAAAGCTTATTATGATGGAAAAATTGATTTTATAAAACCCATTTCTTGTCACTTATTTCCTATTAGAGTTACAGATTTTGGCGGTGATGTTTTAAAATATGAAAAATATGATGTTTGCGATCCCGCTTTGGAAAAAGGAAAAGAAACAAATTTATCAATTTTAGAATTTTGTGAAAAACCAATTAAAAGAGCTTATAATTCAAAATTTTACAATAAATTAAAGAATCTTAACGGAAAATAA
- the rpoN gene encoding RNA polymerase factor sigma-54: protein MLSLQQKLSLQQKLSPQQIQYQKLLQLNTMALEQRIKTELELNPILEETLEDEIELTQDQEENSDDETQEEEIEVNNDDEFDVEDYMNDGDLDSDRINKSPDDEDNRPIAPSKVSQTERLLDQLHILNLPEEQIILGEVIVGSLSKDGYFREDLSKIVEDLKLFEHVEVSIEDAEKVLKMIQLLDPVGIAARDLQECLLIQIRNSSYDPYYSYLAEKILSENYTDFVNKRFDAIQTKMNLTRETLKSILDLIHKLNPKPGASALESDEANQITPDFIIEKVDDDYVITLNDKSMPSVTISSTYLEMIDGKKRKRKVTPREKETHQFLREKFESAKWFIASIQQRRETLMKIMRSIFEKQYAFFENGPKFLRPMIYKDIADEIMMDISTISRVVNGKYVQSPVGIHELKYFFSEGLSTDDGDEISNKHIRILIKEICDSEPKGKPHSDEKIAKILVDKGIHIARRTVAKYREQLQVPVARLRKELR from the coding sequence ATGTTATCATTGCAGCAAAAACTTTCACTTCAGCAAAAATTATCACCTCAGCAAATTCAATATCAAAAATTATTGCAACTAAATACTATGGCGTTAGAACAAAGGATTAAAACAGAGTTGGAATTAAATCCAATTTTGGAAGAAACTTTGGAAGATGAAATTGAATTAACTCAAGATCAAGAAGAAAATTCGGATGATGAAACTCAAGAAGAAGAAATTGAAGTAAATAATGATGATGAGTTTGATGTTGAAGATTATATGAATGACGGAGATTTGGATAGCGATAGAATTAATAAAAGTCCGGATGATGAAGATAACCGACCGATTGCTCCATCAAAAGTTTCTCAAACAGAAAGATTATTAGATCAATTACACATATTAAATTTGCCTGAAGAACAAATTATTTTGGGCGAAGTAATAGTCGGAAGTCTTTCTAAAGACGGATATTTTAGAGAAGATTTATCAAAAATTGTTGAAGATTTAAAACTCTTTGAACATGTTGAAGTTTCAATTGAAGATGCTGAAAAAGTTTTAAAAATGATTCAGCTTTTAGATCCCGTTGGAATTGCTGCAAGAGATTTGCAAGAATGTTTATTAATTCAAATTAGAAATTCTTCTTACGATCCGTATTATTCATATTTGGCGGAAAAAATTCTAAGTGAAAATTATACGGATTTTGTTAACAAAAGATTTGATGCAATTCAAACAAAAATGAATTTAACACGAGAAACTTTAAAATCTATTTTGGATTTAATTCACAAACTAAATCCCAAACCCGGAGCCAGCGCACTTGAATCCGATGAAGCAAATCAAATTACTCCAGATTTTATTATTGAAAAAGTTGACGATGATTATGTAATTACTTTAAACGATAAAAGTATGCCATCTGTAACAATTAGTTCAACTTATTTAGAAATGATTGACGGAAAAAAAAGAAAAAGAAAAGTTACTCCGCGCGAAAAAGAAACACATCAATTTTTAAGAGAAAAGTTTGAATCTGCAAAATGGTTTATTGCATCAATTCAGCAGAGAAGAGAAACTTTAATGAAAATAATGCGCTCCATTTTTGAAAAACAATATGCGTTTTTTGAAAATGGTCCAAAGTTTTTGCGACCAATGATTTACAAAGATATTGCCGATGAAATTATGATGGATATTTCTACAATCAGCAGAGTTGTAAACGGAAAATATGTGCAAAGTCCGGTTGGAATTCATGAATTAAAATATTTCTTCAGCGAAGGACTTTCTACAGATGACGGCGATGAAATTTCTAACAAACATATCAGAATTTTAATAAAAGAAATTTGCGATTCTGAGCCAAAAGGCAAACCTCATAGCGATGAAAAAATTGCTAAAATTCTTGTCGATAAAGGAATTCATATTGCACGAAGAACTGTTGCAAAATACCGCGAACAGCTTCAAGTTCCCGTTGCAAGATTAAGAAAAGAATTGAGATAA
- a CDS encoding isoprenylcysteine carboxylmethyltransferase family protein — MNYIFDVLIIIFLFSLFAIPHSILAAFDVKKKITKKVGNKIAFYRFFYNITSVIFFVAIYYISPKPNVKIYDLQFPYDLIIFTIQFLGILGLFWTSSYLNLKEFLGFNQIKRYFQNNYSAENLDENHELIIKGPFKYSRHPIYFFTIIVLGFRSTMDLFYLIFFISMVIYFYIGSEYEEKNLIKRYGDSYLNYKSKVAKIFPNPFSKK; from the coding sequence ATGAATTACATTTTTGATGTTCTAATTATAATATTTTTATTTTCACTTTTTGCAATCCCGCATTCAATTTTAGCAGCCTTTGATGTAAAGAAAAAAATTACCAAAAAAGTTGGAAACAAAATTGCTTTCTACAGATTTTTCTACAATATAACTTCTGTAATTTTTTTTGTTGCGATTTATTACATTTCACCAAAACCAAATGTTAAAATTTACGACTTACAATTTCCGTATGATCTGATTATTTTTACAATTCAATTTTTGGGAATTTTAGGATTATTTTGGACTTCATCATATTTGAACTTGAAAGAATTTTTAGGTTTTAATCAAATTAAAAGATATTTCCAAAATAATTACAGCGCAGAAAATTTGGATGAAAATCACGAACTAATTATTAAAGGTCCGTTTAAATATTCGCGTCATCCGATTTATTTTTTTACAATAATTGTGTTAGGTTTTAGATCAACAATGGATTTATTTTATCTAATATTTTTTATAAGTATGGTAATTTATTTTTACATCGGTTCTGAGTATGAAGAAAAAAATCTTATAAAACGATACGGAGATTCATACCTAAATTACAAATCAAAAGTTGCAAAAATTTTTCCAAATCCATTTTCAAAGAAATAA
- a CDS encoding peptidyl-prolyl cis-trans isomerase: MRKFQLLILLFIFSSNIYPQKKEEIVAKVGDKIITAEEFKYRFELTPQIKRKNSEKGMQKAKEELLYTLIAEKLLAIEAEKNGYDSSASMKMNYIPMEKMHVRDALYKKEIKNKVSLNKEKIKEGISLANKKYFVDYVYTQSKDAIDIAYNELKNSKNYDSTAALLKNVEFVKEPYEVIYGKMAIEPESAIFSLELNQFTTPQQSPEGWYIFRLINKSSANFKSFEDKVALVEKTVKKRNEDSLYDSFLYNFLKDKKVTTDGSLFWYIVDSLQPLVEKVKVRENVAANEKIQISDEDFTRFRNSLNPDSLKKVFIKFENNPLTLNDFLNEFMFEGFYTYSSDMNNIAEHLNQRVRRQIEMEILTRYGYELGLENLDEVKSDTEIWKNNYLATLYRKDLVLETKNIFEQENSISQNDSVFIETKFKIVEILTDSLEIIQQALSIADDTEELKKFAKIHTQRDLAKINGGEFEYFSQSEFGEIGKITSTMEIGDVYGPLQTEGKYSLFKLIDKKEMKIENSNVDISKNNSKNILYKKALENLENKTIELAEKYGISINEKLLNSMKLNNVQMMVVRYMGFGGSILAFPYVSPFYNWKEKLEQKQKEPL, translated from the coding sequence ATGAGAAAATTTCAATTATTAATACTTCTATTTATTTTTTCATCAAATATTTATCCACAAAAAAAAGAAGAAATTGTAGCTAAAGTTGGTGATAAAATAATTACCGCCGAGGAATTTAAATATCGTTTTGAATTAACACCGCAAATAAAAAGGAAGAATTCCGAAAAGGGAATGCAGAAAGCAAAAGAAGAATTATTATACACATTAATTGCAGAAAAACTTTTAGCAATTGAAGCAGAAAAAAATGGTTATGATTCTTCTGCATCGATGAAGATGAATTATATTCCAATGGAAAAAATGCATGTTAGAGATGCATTGTACAAAAAGGAAATTAAAAATAAAGTTTCGCTTAATAAAGAAAAAATTAAGGAAGGAATTTCTCTCGCAAATAAAAAATATTTTGTTGATTACGTTTATACGCAAAGTAAAGATGCAATTGATATTGCTTACAACGAATTAAAAAATTCTAAAAATTATGATTCGACTGCTGCACTTTTGAAGAATGTGGAATTTGTTAAAGAACCTTACGAAGTTATTTATGGCAAAATGGCAATCGAACCCGAAAGCGCAATATTTTCACTTGAACTAAATCAATTTACAACACCTCAGCAATCGCCAGAAGGATGGTATATTTTTAGATTGATAAATAAATCTTCTGCAAATTTCAAATCGTTTGAAGACAAAGTTGCACTTGTTGAAAAAACTGTAAAAAAAAGAAACGAAGATTCTCTTTATGATTCTTTCCTTTATAATTTTTTAAAAGATAAAAAAGTTACAACCGATGGAAGTTTGTTTTGGTATATTGTTGATTCGTTGCAGCCTTTGGTTGAGAAAGTAAAAGTAAGAGAGAATGTTGCAGCAAATGAAAAAATACAAATTAGCGATGAAGATTTTACAAGGTTTAGAAATTCTCTAAATCCCGATTCACTTAAAAAAGTTTTTATAAAGTTTGAAAATAATCCATTAACACTAAATGATTTTTTAAATGAATTTATGTTTGAAGGATTTTATACATATTCCTCAGATATGAATAATATTGCCGAACATTTGAATCAAAGGGTAAGACGCCAAATAGAAATGGAAATATTGACCCGCTACGGATATGAATTAGGGTTAGAAAATTTAGACGAAGTAAAATCTGATACGGAAATTTGGAAGAACAATTATTTGGCAACACTTTACAGAAAAGATTTAGTACTTGAAACAAAGAATATTTTTGAACAAGAAAATTCGATATCGCAAAATGATTCCGTATTTATTGAAACAAAATTTAAAATTGTAGAAATACTTACTGATAGTTTAGAGATTATTCAGCAAGCTTTATCAATTGCTGATGATACCGAAGAATTAAAAAAATTTGCGAAAATTCACACACAAAGAGATTTGGCAAAAATCAATGGCGGAGAGTTTGAATATTTTTCTCAATCAGAATTTGGTGAAATTGGAAAAATTACATCTACTATGGAAATTGGTGATGTTTATGGTCCACTTCAAACAGAAGGAAAATACTCACTTTTTAAATTGATTGATAAAAAAGAAATGAAGATTGAAAACTCAAATGTTGATATTTCAAAAAATAATAGTAAAAATATTTTATACAAAAAAGCTTTGGAAAATTTAGAAAATAAAACAATTGAGCTTGCTGAAAAATATGGAATTTCGATAAACGAAAAATTGTTAAATTCTATGAAATTAAATAATGTTCAAATGATGGTTGTAAGATATATGGGTTTTGGTGGATCAATATTAGCGTTTCCGTATGTTTCACCTTTTTATAATTGGAAAGAAAAATTGGAACAAAAACAGAAAGAACCATTATAA